The genomic region tccttttcaaaaagtcCTTTTCCAAAAGTCATTTTTAACtataataagcttagccaaacatgcccttagaaAAAAGCTCGCTCGACATGACCTGGTTTGAAATGGTGCTGAGCTGGTTCGACTTGGTTTGAAAGAGTTCGGCTTGGTTAGTAACAAGCCAAACTGGCTCGGTTTGGCTTGCTCGttagctcggctcggtttgtctCGGATTAATTTAcctttaatatattttattttcattcagttaaggctggcaaatcgtgtcttaacaggtttaacaggtttctgacggcgcgcacaacataagtttcaaacatgattacgactcgtttaactactttctacctcatgtttataaaacagttttatgttttatatacaaatatgaataaatgatagatcctaacattgtaattttaattattttaaaaattaaaaaagtcaaaggatgtatttttcagtcaaacaggtctaatcgtgtcttaacaggtacccAATTGCCAGCCCTTACTCCCATTCTTCATAACTATTTCTCTCTTTAGCATGATTCAACGCCGTCAATTCAGAACAACCCACTATGGATTTTCAATTCTCAATGCTCTACTGCAACTGTCATCGTATCATAAACCTAGTTTCTGCCCTACCACAAAGTGGAAAAACCCATATGAAAATTCAAACCATAACCCAATTCATTGTCATGGAAATAATTTGGATGGGGTAAAGTCATCCAACAGGATGATCACCGAATACATCCGTCAAGGCGATCTTAATTTAGCATATAATGTATTTAAAAACATGTCAATTAGGACTACTATTACGTACAATTCACTGTTAACAGGATATGCCAAAACAGCAGGAAGAGTTCAAGATGCCCGCCAACTGTTTGATAAAATTCCTGAACCAGATATTGTGTCTTATAACACAATGTTGAATTGTTACATGTGTAACTGCGGGATCAAGGCTGCCCAGGCCTTTTTTGACCAAATGTTGGTTAGAGATACGGTGTCTTGGAACACGATGCTATCGGGTTTATGTCAAAATGGGATGATGGATGATGCACGTCAACTGTTTGGTGAAATGCCTGAGAGAAATAATGTGTCGTGGAATGTTATGATTTCGGGGTATGTTGCTACGGGTGATTTAGTGGTTGCTGAAAAGTTGTTTAGGAATGCTCCTGTTAAATGTGTGGTTGCGTGGACTGCTATGGTTACGGGTTACATGAAGTCTAGAAAGGTTGATTTGGCGGAGAAGATGTTTGACGAAATGCCTGAGAGAAATCTTGTGACGTGGAATACGATGGTGTCGGGTTATGTGGATAATGGACGAGCGGAAGATGGTTTGAAACTTTTTAGAACAATGGTTGAAACCGGGGTTAAGCCCAATTCATCGACCATAAGCAGTGTTTTACTGGGTTGTAGTAATCTTTGTTCGCTAAAACTAGGTAAGCAAGTGCACCAATTCATAAATAAATCTCCACTTTCTTTACACACCATGGTGAATACGTCTTTAATCAGTATGTACAACAAGTGCAGTGACTTGGAGACCGCATGGAAGTTGTTTCGTGAAACTTTACATAAAGATATCGTCACATGGAACGCTATGATTTCAGGATATGCTCAACATGGTGAAGGCGAAAAAGCTCTTTTGTTATTCGATACTATGAAAAAAGAAGTTAAACCCGATTGGATCACTTTCATAGGAGTTCTATCAGCTTGCAACCATGCTGGATTGGTCAATCGTGGGATTCAATACTTTGATTCGATGCAGAGAGACTACAAAATCGAACCCAAACCCGACCACTTCACTTGTATGGTTGACCTTCTTGGTCGAGCCGGTAAGCTTGTCGAGGCTTTAAATTTAATAAAAGCTATGCCTTTTAAGCCCAACCCGGCTATATACGGGACCCTTTTAGGTGCTTGTAGGGTCCACAAGAATTTAGAGCTAGCTGAATACGCAGCTAGAAATTTGCTTGAGGGTGACCCGTCAAGTGCGGCTGGTTACGTTCAACTCGCTAACGTCTACGCAGCCATGAGGAAATGGGACGGTGTATCTAAAGTTAGAAGATCAATGAAAGAGAATAAAGTCGTTAAATATCCGGGGTATAGTTGGATTGAAGTAATGAATCGTGTGCATGAGTTTCGATCAGGTGATAGAATCCACCCTGAACTGGTGTTGATTCATGAAAAACTGAACGAATTGGAGACGAAGATGAAAGTGGCTGGGTATATTCCTGTTCTTGAATTTGCGTTACATGATGTCGGTGATCACCAAAAGGAGAAGTTATTGTTATGGCATAGTGAGAAACTGGCGATTGCATATGGTTTGATTAAAATGCCACGAGGGGTTCCGATTAGGGTTTTCAAGAACTTAAGGGTGTGTGGGGATTGCCATGAGGCCACGAAGTTTATATCTGCAATAGAGAAAAGGGAAATCATTGTGAGAGATAATTCGCGTTTTCATCATTTTAAGGAAGGGAAATGCTCTTGTGGTGATTATTGGTGACCTTGAGGTCCATAATTGCAGCGAGATGTTCATATACAACTAAGACAAATGAACCGTCCAAATCGAAACAAGTCGTCCGGTTTGAGATCCAAATGTTCATATACTCTGGACATATTTCGACCAGTTGTCTTTTAAACTAATTCTATGGTTTGACCTGCGTTGACCTGTTAGAGACAAAATATAACCCACATTAGCAAATGGGTCGAAGTATACTTTGAAGAACCTAATTTGACCCTAAAGGTCAACTCAGGATAAAATCAAGCCATTTTCCAAGGTATGAGTTGACATATGTGTGATTTCCACTGACACATGCATTATTTTGCGtattactactattattattgttgttatataAGGGATTAAGAGTATTATTATATTCTGAGAAATAACACTGTGTGCAGTGTCCTCTTTTATATAAAGACATGACTTTCTGGATCAGTTATTCATTCACTGAAAACAATCTTTGCGAAATTGTCTGAGGCGTTGCCGGTGATCTTGCTGAGGAGGTATAAATCATCAGATTGCTATAATACTGATTTATCAATTGGTTTCTGCTGTTTGATAAATTATCCAAaattgttatttatttatattacaTCTTACTACGAAAACAACACCCTCCAGGCACAACTGATTGACAACCTTACCATCAAGACCAACCATTGCTATAGAATCACATATCACGTTCTCTCACATATCAGGTATATtatatcttcttcttcttcttaatCAAAAGCAAATTTCAGTTTTCATTTTCAAATCCACAATTTGATGGATGAATGTTGATGCAGTGGAATGTTTGAGATCAGGTGCAAAGGCAGATGAAGGTTGAACTAAGATGAGCTGGTCATAGGTAAGGTTGTATTTTTCATGCatttaaatctttttttttcttcttaaatTGTAAGTTTGTATATATTTTGTTGATTGTAACTGTTCAAATTTTGGAGATAAAATACTaaatacatttttatttattcatgTTATCTGTCCAAGAATGTATACAATCAGTCGGTACAAATCTTGTTATACACCAGCAAGTCCCTCCTTGCTTTCATGGCTGTATTGCAACAAGccaacataccttatgatcctcgGCGAGAGGTTACTTGTCCCTACCCCTCGATTAGTGTTTTGAAGATTCGACTGGGTTCAATTATTTTCGAATTTTGTTAATGAGAGGTTGTTTAATATTGTTATAAATTCTAAGATAGGGATTAAGTATGCTTGTTTTCCAAGTATACATCATTATTAGAGTAGTTGATACTTGTTTATACACGTGTATAGCTGTTTTTAATACAAAATCAATT from Helianthus annuus cultivar XRQ/B chromosome 10, HanXRQr2.0-SUNRISE, whole genome shotgun sequence harbors:
- the LOC110885660 gene encoding pentatricopeptide repeat-containing protein At4g16835, mitochondrial, encoding MIQRRQFRTTHYGFSILNALLQLSSYHKPSFCPTTKWKNPYENSNHNPIHCHGNNLDGVKSSNRMITEYIRQGDLNLAYNVFKNMSIRTTITYNSLLTGYAKTAGRVQDARQLFDKIPEPDIVSYNTMLNCYMCNCGIKAAQAFFDQMLVRDTVSWNTMLSGLCQNGMMDDARQLFGEMPERNNVSWNVMISGYVATGDLVVAEKLFRNAPVKCVVAWTAMVTGYMKSRKVDLAEKMFDEMPERNLVTWNTMVSGYVDNGRAEDGLKLFRTMVETGVKPNSSTISSVLLGCSNLCSLKLGKQVHQFINKSPLSLHTMVNTSLISMYNKCSDLETAWKLFRETLHKDIVTWNAMISGYAQHGEGEKALLLFDTMKKEVKPDWITFIGVLSACNHAGLVNRGIQYFDSMQRDYKIEPKPDHFTCMVDLLGRAGKLVEALNLIKAMPFKPNPAIYGTLLGACRVHKNLELAEYAARNLLEGDPSSAAGYVQLANVYAAMRKWDGVSKVRRSMKENKVVKYPGYSWIEVMNRVHEFRSGDRIHPELVLIHEKLNELETKMKVAGYIPVLEFALHDVGDHQKEKLLLWHSEKLAIAYGLIKMPRGVPIRVFKNLRVCGDCHEATKFISAIEKREIIVRDNSRFHHFKEGKCSCGDYW